The genome window ACAAAGGAGTTTCTACAAGGTTTCtagatagccatataaggaaaaatgccctgcaccCTTATGGTgttgtatttaaccctttcccactcagaagcaaagtgcaaatggctttgtgcaaacagcataaaaccataacaccctgcgaataactcgcagtctgttcaaccaacttcaggttttatgctgttaaccgttcatcagtatctaagggtcggAAATGAAGCATGTAAaattttaatctagtaagaaaggtctgtaaCAGTCGAAGGGACTAAATGCGTCAAAGTACGTTTGTaagtgtttaatgtttaaatgaagaaaaaaatcattttcgaactcggaaAAGAAATCATTAGAACAGTTGGTTTGAGCAAGTTTCAggaagcaagtttcatgaaattagACAAGAAATTTGAGTTAAAAagtattcacaaggtttcaccatataaggaaaacttcccgcCTCCTTGCTGCCATGTTTCCCAGTGGACTGGAGCCTTTTTCCAACAAAGCAGATTTATCATTAGAACAGAGATTCTGGtcaagttgcatgaagattgaaCAACCCAGGCGACTTTTAGTGTTCAGGGATTGACTTAAGCTATACCGATTAGGGCTGTAatgaatacactaggtgacgaatacgatacgtatcacgaatacagggtggcgaatacgaatatttattcgcaaatatagattttaatgaacaaaagtaatactgacaacttgacatgacatatatagtatgaaactatcagtgctttccacaggccatttaacggtccctcgcTGGGGCGCTTGAAAGTCGAAATCAGAGTCTGCGGGGCCCTTGAAATTTTCTTATCAGTGTGTATTTTTCATATTGCAACTAggcattcttaagatcaaagtGATATCAACTTCGCCGAAAATTGTTAGATCCGatttatgatcctctgtcaattacACCTTGTATCTCTTTACCCACCTAAAGCCCACCTAAAGGCGGATCGTCGTTTTTAATGGAAAAtagatattggccaatgagagcgcacgcttagAATGAGGGACAACACTCATAGGCAATAATACCTGCATTACAATCATGCATGCCATGTCAAGAGTGTCTGCCACTTACTAAGAAGACTAAGGGCAACCAGGCGTAATCCTCGTgaatattgtgcatttcatgcataatatggtcaaaacatttatttgactcaTAATGCGCTTTAaccaattattgttaaatttaattacgcacaactgtaaatgtttctgtcgattctcaaatgagcattattaaatttgcgagcctttgtgtgtatgtttgagcaggtgttttttttagaaaaaggggaagacgctggacgctgggtaaaaggggaaaatcgagcgcgaaagagacatatttggggaaaaaataaaaactgttcatttcaatgtctataactcacctacagacttcagggtttttttttaaaaaaaaaaggcatgtctctgacctttttgttcttaaacacatgaacaagtatgatatttaagtcaaagtcctaaataaagttgcaggtgtagatctagtaatgggaaatgttttcaactgtggccggggaacgatgtcaatattatgatttcaatttcatgatgaatggtttgacgatctagatctgctacagtattggaagggaaaggtgcggcagctgccgattgtccactttcactttcacaataatccgacagtattaatcgatgttgattacatgtacctccgaatcctgctgggtttcaacggtttttgatgattcattcttaaaaaatgcgtcaacgcaattgatattttccgagtccgaacgttttattttgttcgtgtatgaacgccaattgtgagacttttttctgttttaacgtttatatcttggctttcacataacccggatgaaaattcaactggtttccgataattaattgacgaaacaccgtTTCtagcgcaagaccggaatccagtaaaatagtcacatgattaatacgattagttgcccggtttccatgacgtaatttaagaactatatatagaatcactgggattcccagatttgagcgttcgtcgggagagagagagcgagatcgttgtacatggtacaaattggataagtgtcgacttcccaaaagaaaaagaacatttctttgagagtaaaatattatattttggtgaaaaaatatatttttggaggggaaaaggtatttttaggggaaaaattctggtaggggaagacgccgaatatcggcgtcactttcttagtaaaaaaaacccctggtttgagcatcaaatcactcgtatttacctaaataaacattaaagaaCCATCAAAAGATTTTTCAATACAATGTCCTAAATATCCAATCTGTGCcagccatttttgttgataatctcactgttgATAatcacacatacatgtacatgattttagaCATTTTAAATCACGTTTTAATAATTACGTTACCAAAAACACTATGGTAATAGTACATAATAATATTGGCATAACATTCTTCTTGAATATCTTAACCAAGGAGCACTTTCTTGAGTTTTGATTTGGCAGAGTGCTCACTATCAGTATCTGATTCTGCATAGGCTGGCTTGTAGGAGCAGACCGGTGAACACAAGTACTGGAGAAGTGGAAGACGATATTTCCCACAGAAGTCCACAAATTTCACTTGCTCTACTTTTGAATCGAAGAACACACCTGAAAGAAAGATAGTGCAACATTCAAACCAAACAATTCGactttaatacaaataaaagtttagTCTTCCAAATTAGTACTTGCCCAATTGCCTGCAGAGTAAAAATAGTTTTTGACTCATAATAAATTTCACTTAAATGGTAAatcatgtttaaccctttcccactttagaagcaaagtgaacatggctatgtgcaaacagcataaaacaagaacagcctgttcaggtttaatTCTGCTTGCCACAAATCAGTATCTtatgtttggaaatgaagccttaaagggatcttttcacggtttggtaaattgacaaaattgaaaaaagttgtttcagattcgcaaattttctttttagttatgatatttgtgaggaaacagtattactgaacatttaccatagtccaatatagccattatatgtatcttttgacgatttgaaaacctaaaaattataaagcgttgcaacgcgaaacgattgaataatttggagagttctgttgttgtcgtttaaatttacgaaactacgaagattgcttatataaggtataaaatacttagcctgtgtatacccggcggaatagccgagagggctaatgcgtttttacttcagactaactccaggactccggggtcactggttggagccctggtaccggctacttttttttacttttttaaattttattcttgattttttactggagcttttaagatccaatgtttacatttatcaatattagggctgcaacaatataccggtatatcggtatatatcgcaatacgcaatccgcatattgtattgcgatatgattttcatcataccggtacgaaaattttacaaaaattcatacacatttcgtccagaaaagccatccgaaataatgataaaaaggtaaacaaaacaaagcagtgtaaattattttttacgtaaaaaaagcattctaaaaagtgtattatacggagtagcgttgttacatgggagcattcattcgatgcttttgaacagattatcgttgaattaattgcgcacagctgtaaatgtttcgttcgattctgatttgagcattatttgtaatccgaatttcggaaacacgcttccaaatttgaatgctaaggcgacaataaaaaaatatagcgtcaaatacaaagtgctttatcctttgtctcaataaaaagcgcgcgaaaattatacagacatgtagaacgtcgcatggaaatatgggtgtattttgtgttgtataaaaacgggaacatcacgtcagctgaattacgcgtgttcagtgggaaaaacgccccggttgaacgttatttcatcacatctttaaatagtaacaattgcaaaaatgtatttgatacttaagaaaatttgcaaatgtttgtgtttcttattattcttgagcacatttatagtaaatatttaccagaatttgctttaaaattggaatttatgggattattgggtaattggcaagttataattttggtacaagttagcaatatattgcgatatattgcaatacgggtttttgaactgacaatatattgcaatacggtttttggcgtattgttgcagcactaatcaatataaagcatttaatgacaaacttcaaaatatgccaaaatctgtgaaaaggcccctttaaatacttGAATCTTAGAaaggcatttaattaaatgtaactttctatgaGACTGCAAATGCGTGaagatacgtatctaagtggtaaagggatgaATAACTTAAAGAAATTAACAGAAATTATCAACTTTTTTTCTGATAAAGGTTTTTCGAACAGCCAGTCGCTTGCATGACTTTTTATTCTTCAACAAGTAAGGTTTTCATGTGGTTTGGAAAGTTTGTGCAATTCTTGATTTCTTTATGGGTTTTGCATAACCAAATTATTTGTTACCTAATTTTTGGATCATTACATGAACATTTCTGCCATGTTGGACAAACTGCCAAACAAAGTTTGGTTGGCTATGACCAAGTGCCTATGGTAACTAAATCAGTTTTACAaataatttgtaaacatttatattaataccTCAAAGGAGATTTATACTTGCAAATGACAGAATGAgatacaaaacaagagatgtgtttgtcagaaacacaatgcccgctaatgtgccgctttgaattatttattttttacctttgaccttgaaggatgaccttcacctttcaccactcaaaatttgcagctccatgtcatgagatacacatgcatgcaaaatatgaagttgctacgttcaatattgcaaaagttatgaagaaggttaaagttttaggacacgCACACAAGACACATAcagtgacagacaggccaaaaacaatatacccccgatctttcgaacCGGGTGCATAAAAATACTTTGCATTCATAATTGATTATTGAATTGCCCTATGCGCTGACTGCTTTGGAAAATAACTTGCCCCCCAAATTTTAACCTGGCATGGACGCATGGGAGTCCACTGAAGTAAAGCTCTGATAAAGCTATCTGTAACTTTGTTTGGTTATCAGCCAGGAGCcttacatttaaacattaaatcaaCCTAAATTTACTACTGGAAAGCTTTACTAGAACAGAAGTAACAATTCAATAAGATGAAGTCATTATTTGATAAGAAAGATTTTTACCTTTACACATTGGATTGACACACTGCTGTGCCGAGTTCAAGTAGCAGATAAGCCTTGATGGTAGGTCTTTCTCCGAGTAGGGTACCCTTTCTATTTTGATTACTCGACCAGACAACTCTAACAATGATGgtggtttaaaaaataaatcttgCACAAATCTAGCAACTAATGGGTTGTTCCGTAAACTAAGTTCAACTAGATTTAAAGACACAATCTCAGGTGGAAGAGTTGCAATTTTGTTGTTATGAAGACTTAGAGACTGCAGCTTTCTAAGGTTCACAAATGTTGGTGGAATACTGTTCAACTGGTTATCACACAATACTAATGCTGTCAGGTGATTCAAACTTCCCACTGTAGCTGGCACCTCGGTTAGGCTGTTGCCTCCAAGGTACAAAATttccaaactgaaaaaaaaatacatgttta of Dreissena polymorpha isolate Duluth1 chromosome 15, UMN_Dpol_1.0, whole genome shotgun sequence contains these proteins:
- the LOC127860473 gene encoding leucine-rich repeat-containing protein 58-like, with protein sequence MAQSLQYFSSSSDSEFHDENSEDLSHSELDVLPNYLTHDPQTWKSIQLSFNNFTVFPEELGTFVNLVNIDLSNNGLTYISDSLLNLSALQNFTARNNLLDGLPKDFGTMRTLETVNFSGNKFKEFPMQLTELENLKTLHFGANQITYLPNAIGNMRSLEILYLGGNSLTEVPATVGSLNHLTALVLCDNQLNSIPPTFVNLRKLQSLSLHNNKIATLPPEIVSLNLVELSLRNNPLVARFVQDLFFKPPSLLELSGRVIKIERVPYSEKDLPSRLICYLNSAQQCVNPMCKGVFFDSKVEQVKFVDFCGKYRLPLLQYLCSPVCSYKPAYAESDTDSEHSAKSKLKKVLLG